Proteins from one Rosa chinensis cultivar Old Blush chromosome 7, RchiOBHm-V2, whole genome shotgun sequence genomic window:
- the LOC112179339 gene encoding LOW QUALITY PROTEIN: purple acid phosphatase 23-like (The sequence of the model RefSeq protein was modified relative to this genomic sequence to represent the inferred CDS: inserted 2 bases in 1 codon), which yields MIKTQFFLSSKQRDRAMHKYCKLWRITSLILFMVINMVVGSDHIPTTLEGPFKPATRHFDPSLRRGSDDLPMDHPRLKKNVTLNFPEQIALAISSPTAMWVSWVTGDAQIGKNVTPLDPSKVGSEVWYGKKSGKYDGVKKGVAVVYSQLYPFQGLLNYTSGIIHHVRIDGLKPGTKYYYKCGDSSIPAMSEEQAFETLPLPSPNTYPRRIAVIGDLGLTSNTTTTVDHLIQNDPSMIVMVGDLSYANQYLTTGGKGASCFSCAFPDAPIRETYQPRWDGWGRFMQPLTSRVPMMVIEGNHEIEPQVAGITFSSYLVRFAVPSEESGSKTNFYYSFDAGAVHFIMLGAYVDYNATGSQYAWLKDDLHRVDRSVTPWLVAAWHSPWYNSYSSHYQEFECMRQEMEELLYQYGVDIVFSGHVHAYERKNRVYNYXLDPCGPVYITVGDGGNIEKVDVDFADDPGKCPSAGDNIPEFGGVCHLNFSSGPAKGKFCWNEQPEWSAFRESSFGHGILEVLNSTYALWTWHRNQDIYKEDSHGDQIYIVRQPELCTPDLNPSVVQSLPSISAPASHSLVLALSLTLLGIFSVLSYSKLSLLLCNCASVLLQLTCEILILCTSSIA from the exons ATGATCAAAACTCAGTTCTTTCTCTCCTCGAAGCAGAGAGATAGAGCCATGCACAAGTACTGTAAGCTATGGAGGATCACTTCACTGATTTTGTTCATGGTAATAAATATGGTGGTGGGTAGTGATCACATACCCACAACTCTAGAAGGTCCATTTAAGCCTGCAACTCGGCACTTCGACCCATCACTCCGAAGAGGCAGCGATGACTTGCCCATGGACCATCCCAGGCTCAAGAAGAATGTCACCCTCAATTTCCCTGAACAAATAGCTCTTGCAATATCTTCACCTACTGCAATGTGGGTTTCTTGGGTTACTG GGGATGCCCAGATTGGGAAAAATGTGACACCACTTGATCCTTCAAAGGTTGGGAGTGAGGTGTGGTATGGCAAAAAGAGTGGCAAGTATGATGGTGTCAAGAAAGGGGTTGCTGTGGTTTACAGTCAATTGTACCCATTTCAAGGCCTCTTGAATTACACTTCTGGCATCATTCATCATGTCAGGATTGATG GTCTTAAACCAggaacaaaatattattacaaGTGTGGGGATAGCTCTATCCCTGCCATGAGTGAAGAGCAGGCCTTTGAAACTTTACCATTGCCTAGCCCAAACACATATCCTCGTCGAATAGCTGTTATTGGAGATTTAGGTCTCACAAGCAATACCACTACAACTGTTGACCATTTGATTCAGAATGATCCTTCAATGATTGTAATGGTTGGAGACTTAAGTTATGCAAATCAGTACCTTACAACTGGTGGTAAAGGAGCTTCATGCTTTTCATGTGCATTCCCAGATGCACCTATCAGAGAAACATACCAACCCCGCTGGGATGGGTGGGGACG ATTCATGCAGCCATTAACCTCACGAGTTCCAATGATGGTTATTGAGGGAAACCATGAGATTGAGCCCCAAGTTGCCGGAATCACTTTCTCATCCTATTTGGTAAGGTTTGCAGTTCCATCCGAGGAATCTGGCTCTAAAACCAACTTCTACTACTCTTTTGATGCTGGAGCAGTGCATTTCATCATGTTGGGAGCATATGTTGATTACAATGCAACAG GTTCACAGTATGCTTGGCTTAAAGACGATCTACACCGAGTAGACCGGTCGGTGACCCCATGGCTGGTAGCTGCATGGCATTCACCTTGGTATAATAGCTACTCTTCTCATTATCAGGAATTCGAGTGCATGAGACAGGAAATGGAAGAACTTCTTTATCAATATGGTGTTGATATTGTTTTCTCCGGTCAT GTGCATGCTTATGAGCGGAAGAATAGAGTATATAACTA TTTAGATCCATGTGGACCTGTTTATATAACAGTTGGAGATGGTGGCAATATTGAGAAAgttgatgttgattttgctGATGACCCTGGAAAGTGTCCTTCAGCTGGAGACAACATACCTGAATTTGGAGGGGTATGTCATCTGAACTTTTCTTCTGGGCCTGCTAAAGGGAAGTTTTGTTGGAATGAACAGCCAGAGTGGAGTGCTTTTAGAGAAAGCAGCTTTGGTCATGGAATACTTGAG GTTTTGAATTCTACATATGCTCTATGGACTTGGCACAGGAATCAAGATATTTATAAGGAAGATAGCCATGGCGATCAAATCTACATTGTTCGACAACCTGAATTGTGCACTccagatttaaat CCGTCAGTGGTGCAGTCTCTGCCCTCAATCTCTGCTCCTGCATCCCACTCTCTG GTGCTTGCTCTCTCCCTGACACTCTTGGGGATATTCTCAGTCCTCTCTTATTCCAAGTTGTCTCTTCTGCTCTGCAACTGTGCCTCTGTGCTTCTTCAGCTCACCTGTGAAATATTAATACTATGTACTTCATCAATTGCTTGA